One genomic region from Lycorma delicatula isolate Av1 chromosome 9, ASM4794821v1, whole genome shotgun sequence encodes:
- the ND-MLRQ gene encoding NADH dehydrogenase (ubiquinone) MLRQ subunit: MKGLTWSSLKKEPALIPLYVIVGAGCLGAVFYSLRLALKSPDVAWTRKENQPYDEYANKQYKFLSPTLDYSKLESKAPKF; the protein is encoded by the exons atGAAAGGATTGACGTGGAGTTCTCTTAAAAAGGAACCTGCT CTGATTCCATTGTATGTTATTGTTGGTGCAGGATGTTTAGGTGCAGTATTTTACAGTTTAAGACTTGCTTTGAAAAGCCCAGATGTAGCATGGACAAGAAAAGAGAATCAGCCATATGATGAATATGCAAATAAACAATATAAG tttCTCTCGCCAACGCTTGATTATTCAAAGCTTGAATCAAAGgcaccaaaattttaa